The Strix aluco isolate bStrAlu1 chromosome Z, bStrAlu1.hap1, whole genome shotgun sequence genome contains a region encoding:
- the LOC141918831 gene encoding uncharacterized protein LOC141918831 translates to MVSSASRSSLQPRRPRPFSDVTPPPARHWLIHSTLLDSGQWRRSLRPDPRWRRRGLQEGGGEAACGARPAGRWARWPAGPPLPSATAAESGRQFWNQSAKLPGSIQPVCGAQHPPLDPQLTKKHLLLEEEACVRTPLQKQQSLPLRPVIPLVTRISDQNALGAAPMTLREKTRPEKFWQLLSSHNTDLDELRKCSWPGVPREVWPVTWRLLSVSTRSCDAGVWGDCAEPGTCAARPSLCPVTRVSSSQTWSSES, encoded by the exons ATGGTCTCTTCCGCCTCACGCAGCTCCCTCCAGCCCCGCAGACCCCGCCCCTTCTCTGACGTCACCCCCCCACCCGCTCGCCATTGGCTGATCCACAGCACCTTGCTCGACAGCGGCCAATGGCGGCGCTCTCTCCGCCCGGATCCAAGATGGCGTCgccgggggctgcaggagggtggCGGTGAGGCGGCCTGCGGGGCCCGGCCAGCCGGCCGGTGGGCTCGCTGGCCAGCCGGGCCCCCCCTCCCTTCTGCCACGGCGGCCGAGAGCGGCAGGCAGTTCTGGAACCAGAGCGCCAAGCTGCCAGGCAG cATTCAACCTGTCTGTGGAGCACAGCATCCTCCGCTGGATCCCCAGCTCACCAAAAAA CATCTGCTTCTTGAAGAGGAGGCCTGTGTGCGGACCCCCCTTCAGAAGCAGCAATCCCTTCCCCTTCGGCCCGTCATTCCACTCGTCACCCGAATCTCTGACCAAAACGCTTTGGGTGCTGCCCCCATGACGCTGAGGGAGAAAACCCGCCCGGAGAAGTTTTGGCAGCTCCTTTCCAGCCACAACACAGACCTGG ATGAGCTGAGGAAATGCAGCTGGCCCGGTGTGCCCAGAGAGGTCTGGCCTGTGACATGGCGTCTCCTCTCAGTGAGTACTCGGAGCTGTGATGCAGGAGTCTGGGGGGACTGTGCCGAGCCAGGGACATGTGCTGCTAGACCTTCGTTGTGTCCTGTAACCAG GGTTAGCTCCTCACAGACATGGAGCAGTGAAAGCTGA